In Rhodamnia argentea isolate NSW1041297 chromosome 5, ASM2092103v1, whole genome shotgun sequence, the DNA window CCAAGCTAAAgggaatttttccttttgtgtgtTTATAAATTGACGCACTTAGAGCTGTTTTAGAGTCTACACTCTCAAGCAAAGCAAAAACCAAGCCAAGAGTGAAGTCCGTCTCCTCTGTATTCTCTTCCTCTGCTTATTTCACTAGTACCATTCCATACTCCTCTCCTCTTTTTCCCCATTGCAGATTTCGAATGTGACACGACAGCAAGCATATAGCATGGCGGGATCGACGGAGGAGCCGCAGGTGGGATACGGATTCAAACCGACGGACGAGCAGCTCATCGGTCATTTCTTGAAGAAGAAGCTCAAAGGAGAAATGGAAGCTCACAGCGCGATTCCAGAGCTATACATCTACTACTGGGAGCCTCCGGATTTATTTATCCTATACGACGGTAACTTACATTTAGTTCTTAGAGTTCTCTATTTGCCCTAGTTTCTTATTATGGTTTGATGGTAATCGGTCCTTGCCTGGAAGACTTCAGTAAAATAACAGTTAAACCAATCTTCCGGTTGCAGTATTATCAAGTGAATCGTCCGATGGACGCgagtgtttcttcttttgtcccCGCGGTCGCCGGAGGAAGACCGAGCGGGGATTTTGGAAAGAGACGAGTAGCACGCGCGTTATACGGGCGCCGGGCACTGGTGAGCCAATGGGAACCAAGAGATATTTGGTTTACCATGAAGGTCAACAGCCAAATGGCCACAGGACTGATGTGGCCATGCACGAATACCACCTAAATTCCGATGTTTCGGATAGTGAAATTTCCGACCCGGTACTCGACTTCCCCTTCTTTTGCTTCCCTTAATTGAGCATCTCTAACATGGTTACAAGTGCAGGTAAAAATTGATTTCAGTTCTCTACATGTTTTCCTAATTCAGCTTCTTGAGGGTTTCTGGGTTTCTGGGTTCGTGAGTTCATGTTTTCGCAAGTCGCAACTTTTTCCTACTGTATTTCGTACAACTTCATGGGGAATATCAACAAACCAAACTTGCCAATTATCATTTTAAGGTTTAGTTCCAGTGATTACTGACGTTTACAACTGCCAAAAATGGAGTGATTCTGAAGCAACAGATGGGACAATTTGTTCTTTAAACTCCCATGACTTCAACTTTGATGAGTGATGCGTGCTACATCTGGTTCATAAAATTACTTTCGGGCAACAATGGGGCTTCGGATGATGTGACTCCGATACTCATCGCCGGCATCATCTTGTCTTTGTAGACGGCGTTGGTTCTCTGTCGGATAATAAACAGGAAAAGTAAGAAAGCGAAGTCAGTAACAGCGAGTGCTTCAACCGATTTAATGGGCCCGAGTAATCTGAATAGCGCACAGGTGATCAAACGTTGCTTTAGGTGGATACAAAGCCACATATGATCTAGAGATACGCCTATCTATACTAAAGCTCGAGTActgtttgttctttctttcttctgtgTTTTTGGCTCAGGCAACTCCAGGAGTTACTATCGGATCCGACTGTCCGACCGAGATGTTGAATGCTCGTTTACCTGACTGGAATGTGCTCAGTCCTGATCAGCAGCCTCGAACGTGCAACGAGCAGCGTTCGTCTGATGATGATAACTGGCATGTTGATGGACCTAGCGACTGAAGTTGTAATATGCCATATTCTCCAAGCTGACGGTACCGATCTTCAGGATCTCTTGAACTCCAACTAAAGCAAGGATTAGTATGCCAAACTACAGTGTGCGTAGATTATGCTCAATAGGTTAGCTGTgagtgatgatgatgaattgccAGTGTTTGGTGGTCCTTTAGAGATGTTAATCTCATCCTAGCTTGTTATATCAGTGGTAATGCTGTGTACCAACTATATCGATCTTGAATGCTTATATAGACTAGTATTACATTTTCGAGATCTGTGAACTAGAATgcctaaaacttgtcgcgaaagtttgattgagtcctaaaactttcaaaaaatgtaatcaagtcctaaaacttgttaaattggtgcaatcgagtccttccgcTAACACTGTTAATttatctaataaaaaaagatgacgtgacatttttaaattaatttatctaTCCTAAGTggcatttattattaataatatttatcCAAGTCCtatttgaattaaattaaaaaataaaaaagattaaaatttaattttaaaaagctaaaactggaaaaaaaaaaaaaaaagggggaagatAGGGCCTTGCCGGTGAGGTGCCACCACCTCTCATAACTAGAGGGGCTAACGGAGGTGGCTAGCCCCGGACGATGGTGGCCGGCCCTAGGCTCGAGTCGGCGAGGCTCGCTCAACGCCAGCCCTCCCCTAGGGCCGACGACCATCACCTGCCCTTGGCAAGGCCTCACTAACGACCCTCGCTAGGCCGGGCGAGGTTTACCCGGATCTAGGTTGAGGAAACCCAAAGCTAAATATGCCCTTGCCTGGGACCGGCTACCCTCGCTAGGACCGAGCAAGGACCATCATTGCCCGGATCTAGGCAAGCCTAGCGCGAGAGTTGCCGACCCCTCCGGCAATGGGCTACGGCGGCCACTCCTCATCGACGAGACCCTGTTTTGCCTCTTTTTGTTTCCTAGTTTTAGCTTTTTATAATGAAATTTTAGCCTTTTCTTAgtcttttcatttaatttaaataaaatttggacaataaaataataaaaaatgctaggagagagaaattaatttagaaaatgTGATGTTAGCATTTTCgcaacaaattttaaaatttctggtacaccttttgaaagttttgatgcttaattgcatcaatttgacatgttttaagacttgattgcactttttgaaagttttaaaactctaCAACATTTTtgcaataagttttaggacttctgaTGCACTTATTCCTAAATTTTCGTTACAATTTGtatatttatcttgattttatCTACTCATCACCGGTCATGCATCAATGTATATTATATTAACCTTTGAGAGGGCTTGCAGTTAGAGATGGCCACGGGTTAGTTTTGGCTAGGAATCGGCCCTGTTAACCAACCGGAACCAACTCGCCGACCGGGCCAGCCCgttccgaatcggaaccggccagGCCCTCACGGGCTGGTTAAGGTTCACCAAAGTTTGGAACCGACCCGAAACTGCCGGTTCCAAACCGGGCAATTAGCCATTGGGCTTAGGTCCAATGGCTTTTAAGCCTTAGAAAAAATTGGGGAAAGAGCCGTGGGCTCTTTCCCCCGTGGCCCATCCGACCATTGCAATGCAACGGTCCACCGTCCCGCCCACCCTTTTTTCcccctaatttattaaaactatcccgaatctttataaatacccctctccccctttcattttttgtcacaaattctctcaattctctcaatccatccaattctttcaatttcagttcaattctctcaattttctgaatccgcTTTCTACTCAATTCTCTCGAAAAAATGGCAAATGAAAGCAGATCTGGTGACAAGGGAAAGAGTGCGATGCTGATGAGGATTTCAATTATTCTCGTGAATTTGATCCTCGTGAGTTTGCATAttgggtagacgatgatgataatatcaacattattcccaacgtcgagcacgtcccaatgcAAAAAAGTATTCATCCTCCTACTGAAGTCGAAGAAATATCAATAATAAAGGAACCAAAACGGAAGGGTGCATATAGTATATGGGAACACTTCATCAAGGAATATTTAGGCGAAAACAAGTAtcaagtaaaatataaatattatagggcaacatacaaatttacaatTGGAGGCGGGTATGGAGCATTTCAACAGCATTCGAGGTCGAAATATCCAAAGAAAGTGGGTATCGACACCAGCCGACAACAAATTTTTGGGTACACCAATTctaacacttctcctttatttcgttacaatgaaaaagtttataaaaaagaattagCTAGATTTGCTACCACTGAAtgtttatcatttaattttggtgaaaattttgattttaatcattttataaacACTACATGTACTCTACAAGCACGACTTGTTACGAGGAATATGCTTAAACGCCAACTTATTgggctttataaaaaagaaaaacaagagttgaagtttttttttatgaattttcatggACGTGTACATATAAGTAGTGACATTTGAAGTGATTCTTGACAAACTCATTTTTATATGGGTATTACATGTCATTAGATATGTGACGAttagaacattcaaaaaagagttattgcattttgagtttttgatgatagtcatacggccaataatatttatagagtaattgtgcaagttttaaaagaatatgattagattaataaaaaaatttgagttgattttgataatgccgcgtcaAATACTGCTTCCATTCTGGATTTAGAAAGGATTTGTAAATCTACTTttgatggacaattttttcatgttagatgtgtttgccatgttttaaatttatgtgtacaagatggtttacgaattcttgatgtttttctaagtccaataaagagagcaattcaatatttatggaaacatccccaaattatgaaagaatggggtaTATTTTGTAAAGCACataaaagaaagccaaaaaagtttccaaaagatgtttcgactcgttggaattctgcGTACgggttgcttcatcaatcttttacatataaaaatttattatgtacgtttatttcaaataatgtttttgaaattaatttattctcacaagagtgggatatttgccacaaaattttaattttctttaaaaaattttaacgatgcaacttatactttatccggtgtttattatcctactacgcatttatttttaatagagtgtatgaATATTGCTagtg includes these proteins:
- the LOC115737225 gene encoding protein NTM1-like 9 — protein: MAGSTEEPQVGYGFKPTDEQLIGHFLKKKLKGEMEAHSAIPELYIYYWEPPDLFILYDVLSSESSDGRECFFFCPRGRRRKTERGFWKETSSTRVIRAPGTGEPMGTKRYLVYHEGQQPNGHRTDVAMHEYHLNSDVSDSEISDPTALVLCRIINRKSKKAKSVTASASTDLMGPSNLNSAQATPGVTIGSDCPTEMLNARLPDWNVLSPDQQPRTCNEQRSSDDDNWHVDGPSD